In Candidatus Thorarchaeota archaeon, the genomic window CGTTGTAATAAGAAGCAAATCATTATCATGACGACGTTTGAAAATGACCGACGTTGTATTACTATATTTATTTCGATATGCTTCACGAACCTCTTTGGATGTAGTTAACGCACAGACAAGTTTTCCTCCTAACAGATATGAGTAGGGTGGAATTGCCCCCAAAACAAAGGCATCTAGGACACTACGTAAATTTTGTCTCCTCTGTTCGGTAGTCCATCCAACCCATTTGTCACGAACTCTCAAATTGAAAACGGGATCCCCTAATGCAAAAAGGCCGATAATCTTGCCATTTTGCCTATCGCGTACCAAGAACCGCATACGTCTTCCATATCCTTGTGACACAGGGACCGACCAATATAACGTTAGAAACCGGAACAAATCGTGCTTTCTATCACCAGTCCTTAGTTCAATGATTTCAGGGTCTATCTCCTCAGGGCGTATATCCGTACCATCCGCAACAAAGTTGAGTAGTTTTCGTGCATTTCGCTTTAAGAATCTCAGATTTTTGTATAATATTTCTATTCGCTTTCCGCTTTGAATTGCTCGCAAATCCATTTTGGTTAAAGTCCTGTCTTGAATCAGCCCATTTTCGCTGATGACATACCCAAGGCGTAGTAGATGTTGTTTAAGTTCAGAAACAATCTTCTTCTTTAGACTTGCAATATCTCCAGAAATATTTGCACGTGTCGTGCTAATTTCACGAATTCCTTCTAATCTGTCTAAAATTGTACCAAGGATGGATTCGGTATCTTCATATAATCCGGTTTGGATAATATCAAGGTTTTTTTTCTCAACACTCATACCGGATTTTTCTGATGCCACTCTATTTACCTCATAATATGTCCCAGTTAAGTATCGAGAGGCATACCTGCTTATTATTACTTGGTATTTCAAGGAATCTGATTGAAAAGTTACCTTTTGGTACACTCCGAAAATGTGAGTCACTCGATGGGCAACAAGAATTATCCGTGCCATGTAATTATGGTACGATAAGTTAGAAATTGATGAAACCGTAATTTGTTAATTATCGTTTGTGATTTTTCTGATGGTCTTCCAAGGGGAAATGGCGTGTAGTATCTTTAGGTCCGTGAATTAATAGAATGATAGAAATGCGATTATCATGCATTAACAATAAATGCTAAAATCTCCTAATACGACTCGTAACGGTCATTCTTGATATGAATTCTATGTATCAATACTTGTCATTCCAAGTGGGATGATCAAAACCTCTTGCAGTTCTATTCCTGTAGTTGTAAGGTATGATCTACCGATGTACTCGACATCGGGATACGTGCTGGCGAGGAATAATCGCAATGGATATTTGAGCTCTGACTTTAGTTGCTTGATCAATGACCCTATTGTGTCCTGGATAGTAGTCGATTCTTGTGATTCCTTTAAGATACGGCGCAAAATTCGCTTCTCTCTATAAAACGTCCTTCTCTGGGAAAATTGGACGATCACTATTATAATTATACACAGCCATCCCAAGATTGTATTTGCATAAAATTTCAAGTCTTCTTCAGATAAGGTATGATCTGACGGCTGAAGGGAAATTCCGATAATAGTAACTATCAGAAAAGCAATGCTAAGTATAATTAGTTCTTTTATCGAGTACTCAGACTTCCATTTCTCCTCTTTCGTCAAATCTTGAAGAATTGATGCAGGCCATGGAATTATAGGCCCAATTTTTAGGACCGCCGATCTCAACCTCTGAACTACGACCTCTTGGACTCTGCTGATTGTTTGTAGCTCTTCTGGAGCGGATGTGTCTCGTACATAACCAATATTACCGTCCTCCTTTGTTCGAAGGTCGAGGTGTAGGAACAGCGATTCTAGACCTCTCCGAGAAATACCATGGAATTGAAATTCTGACGCCGCTCTTGTGTAGTTAGTTCTGGCGCGCCAGAAGACTATCATGCTAACAAGCAAGAGCGGATGGGTAAGAATCCACTCGACCACGAAGAGTGGCCCGAGGCTAACGGAAAGCCACGGTACATACCAAATGAGGCCGATGATGAGTAGAACTATGCCAAGACCTAGCAGACTATACACAGGTGGTTCTTCCTTGTACACATTACTGTCATCTTGGGCGATTCGTTGGGCGAACGCTGAGTACCCCTTTGCCTCTAATTGCTCTCGCCAATCGTGACCGCGTTCAGGTTTTGGAATTGATCGCGTTTCAACTTGGGTGGTGGATGTCAGGGTCTCGTGTGTCTTGTCTGCTGACAGGTCCGGTTCTTTTTTATAATCTAATAACCTGATAGTACGGCTGACCATTTCTCTGGCCGGTAGACGAACTGCTCGTATTATTCTATCATTCATTGCTACTGATATTATTATACTAATAATGCCCCATGTCACCGGAATCCAAAACACTGAGACAACTCTGCTTATGGCAAGAAACGAGATCGTGACGAGC contains:
- a CDS encoding DUF4338 domain-containing protein, whose product is MASEKSGMSVEKKNLDIIQTGLYEDTESILGTILDRLEGIREISTTRANISGDIASLKKKIVSELKQHLLRLGYVISENGLIQDRTLTKMDLRAIQSGKRIEILYKNLRFLKRNARKLLNFVADGTDIRPEEIDPEIIELRTGDRKHDLFRFLTLYWSVPVSQGYGRRMRFLVRDRQNGKIIGLFALGDPVFNLRVRDKWVGWTTEQRRQNLRSVLDAFVLGAIPPYSYLLGGKLVCALTTSKEVREAYRNKYSNTTSVIFKRRHDNDLLLITT